Proteins from one Melospiza melodia melodia isolate bMelMel2 chromosome 18, bMelMel2.pri, whole genome shotgun sequence genomic window:
- the LOC134426635 gene encoding cytochrome c oxidase assembly protein COX19 translates to MSTAMNFSSKSFTPRPPDKGAFPLDHFGECSAFKERFMECLRQSGYESAACRPSALAYLECRMDRQLMANEPLEKLGFKDLINEKSEEKPKKP, encoded by the exons ATGTCCACAGCCATGAACttcagcagcaagagcttcacgCCGCGGCCGCCGGACAAGGGCGCGTTCCCGCTGGATCACTTCG GGGAGTGCAGCGCCTTCAAGGAGCGGTTCATGGAGTGTCTCCGGCAGAGCGGCTACGAGAGCGCGGCGTGCCGGCCGAGCGCCCTGGCGTACCTGGAGTGCCGCATGGACAG GCAACTTATGGCTAATGAACCACTGGAAAAATTGGGATTTAAAGACCTCATAAAtgagaaatcagaagaaaaacCTAAGAAGCCATGA